One genomic window of Arachis stenosperma cultivar V10309 chromosome 10, arast.V10309.gnm1.PFL2, whole genome shotgun sequence includes the following:
- the LOC130956861 gene encoding uncharacterized protein LOC130956861, which translates to MDEGNMESQLDLYGSELLNSINCSGLPPHKLILNVGIPMMLLRNIDQFSGLCNGTRLQVRKLGNHVIECEVLTGNNVGHIALIPRMNMVSTNETVPVRFQRRHFLIIVSFSMIINKSQGQTLSHVGLYLPKLVFTHGQLYVVLSRVKSKRGLKVLLMNHVKMSANSTINVVYREVFEKIVF; encoded by the coding sequence ATGGATGAAGGAAATATGGAGAGTCAACTAGATCTCTATGGTTCTGAATTACTGAATAGCATAAATTGCTCTGGTTTGCCTCCACATAAATTAATACTCAATGTTGGTATTCCGATGATGTTATTGAGGAATATTGACCAATTCAGTGGTCTTTGTAATGGTACAAGGCTACAAGTTAGGAAGCTTGGAAATCATGTCATAGAATGTGAAGTCTTAACGGGTAATAATGTTGGTCACATTGCTTTGATTCCAAGAATGAATATGGTATCAACAAATGAAACCGTCCCAGTTAGATTCCAACGAAGACACTTTCTCATAATAGTATCATTTTCCATGATAATTAATAAGTCTCAGGGACAAACTTTATCTCATGTTGGATTGTACTTGCCCAAACTAGTTTTTACACATGGCCAACTATATGTGGTACTTTCAAGAGTTAAGAGTAAGAGAGGTTTAAAAGTTTTACTTATGAATCACGTAAAAATGTCTGCAAATTCAACCATCAATGTTGTTTATAGAGAAGTCTTTGAAAAAATAGTattctaa